From Neobacillus sp. PS2-9, the proteins below share one genomic window:
- a CDS encoding Ger(x)C family spore germination protein encodes MNKLLAFFIVTISLTGCVRKEILDDVNLETGSAYDFIDNQIRGTALVPVYMPDKSVENKTFSASSSLSRDFLRDVQRQSSDPLVTGSLKVVLFGEKLAKEKGILALIDSFQRDPSIGAGLYLSVTEGEAKNIIEGKYGKRGNAVYLSNLIRHNMKSKDLPKTNLQRFLSDFHQKGKSPYLPQIRSLSDDQIEISGMSFFRYGRVVETIPAAEMFYFKLLVDNYSEGTLKVTVDKQIASVESIRSKFKMKLASRNPYTVNVDIKVKAILNEYTGPSLKPKDLKNIESKVEKDIETECLKLIKAFQDKKIDPVGFGHFIKSRTRHFNFKKWDTDYQYLKVNVHADVSIVESGVIE; translated from the coding sequence GTGAATAAACTCCTTGCCTTTTTTATTGTAACGATTAGTCTTACTGGATGCGTTCGGAAAGAGATCTTAGATGATGTGAATCTAGAAACTGGCAGTGCCTATGATTTTATTGATAATCAAATACGGGGGACAGCCTTAGTACCTGTATACATGCCTGATAAGTCGGTAGAGAATAAGACCTTTAGCGCCTCTTCTAGTCTAAGCAGAGATTTTTTAAGAGATGTACAGCGTCAATCGTCGGATCCTCTCGTAACAGGTTCCCTTAAGGTAGTCCTTTTTGGAGAAAAGCTTGCAAAAGAAAAAGGAATTTTGGCTCTGATTGATTCTTTTCAACGGGACCCCAGTATTGGTGCTGGTCTTTACCTTTCTGTGACTGAAGGAGAAGCAAAAAATATTATTGAAGGGAAATATGGAAAAAGAGGTAATGCCGTCTATCTATCTAACCTAATTCGCCATAATATGAAGTCGAAAGATTTGCCTAAAACAAATCTACAGCGGTTTCTATCTGATTTTCACCAAAAGGGTAAATCCCCCTATCTGCCACAAATTCGTTCGTTGAGTGATGACCAAATTGAAATTAGCGGCATGAGCTTTTTTAGATATGGTCGTGTGGTAGAAACCATACCAGCGGCTGAGATGTTCTATTTCAAGCTCTTAGTGGACAACTATAGTGAAGGAACCTTAAAGGTAACCGTTGATAAACAAATAGCTTCCGTTGAAAGTATTCGCTCAAAATTCAAGATGAAACTTGCATCAAGAAATCCCTATACAGTAAATGTGGACATTAAAGTGAAAGCCATATTAAACGAATACACTGGGCCTAGTTTAAAACCAAAAGATTTAAAGAATATTGAAAGTAAAGTTGAAAAGGATATTGAAACAGAATGTCTTAAATTAATAAAAGCGTTCCAGGATAAGAAAATTGATCCCGTAGGATTTGGCCATTTTATTAAAAGTAGAACACGACACTTCAATTTTAAAAAGTGGGACACTGACTATCAATATTTAAAAGTCAATGTTCATGCAGATGTAAGCATTGTGGAATCAGGGGTAATTGAATAA
- a CDS encoding GerAB/ArcD/ProY family transporter, giving the protein MEQLVPEKAKVSPFLVFFLVHSMQVGIGVLGFQRIIALTAGYDAWMSVIFAGLSIHIIIWMMYKILETVDGDIVTAHSFVFGKKIGKLLSLPFVLYFLMIALTLLRTFIEVVQVWMFQDMSTFWYSFAFCGLAIYIVFGGFRTVTGVAFFGVVLPAYLVLTFFFTIPYADVQNLLPIFDHSVKDLAMASYQMSLTFLGYEVLLFFYPFIKDPQKSKKWAHIGVLYTTFLYTLLTIVTFTYFSEGQLQKNIWATLTVWKVVEMPFVERFEYIGIANWNIIILPNFCIALWCGSRIIKRVTHVKQKYGVLFLALMTLTLINFFKTREQINTLIDYTGKIAFFLNYGYIPLLFFLVLIVKKVKKK; this is encoded by the coding sequence ATGGAACAATTAGTGCCGGAAAAAGCAAAAGTATCGCCTTTTTTAGTTTTCTTTCTCGTCCATTCAATGCAGGTGGGCATAGGCGTTCTTGGCTTTCAACGCATTATCGCCTTAACAGCAGGATATGATGCATGGATGTCGGTAATTTTTGCAGGTTTAAGCATTCATATCATCATATGGATGATGTATAAAATACTTGAGACAGTCGATGGTGATATCGTTACTGCCCATTCATTTGTTTTCGGGAAGAAAATAGGGAAACTCCTATCTCTTCCCTTTGTCCTTTATTTTTTGATGATTGCCTTAACCCTTCTAAGAACATTTATTGAAGTCGTCCAAGTATGGATGTTCCAAGATATGAGCACCTTTTGGTATTCTTTTGCTTTTTGTGGATTAGCCATATATATAGTCTTCGGAGGTTTTCGAACAGTCACAGGGGTGGCTTTCTTTGGAGTCGTCCTCCCTGCCTACTTAGTCTTAACTTTTTTCTTTACGATTCCTTATGCAGATGTACAAAATTTACTTCCTATTTTTGATCACTCCGTTAAGGATTTGGCAATGGCATCTTATCAAATGTCCCTTACCTTTCTTGGCTATGAAGTGCTTTTATTTTTCTATCCATTTATTAAAGATCCACAAAAATCGAAAAAATGGGCTCACATTGGAGTGCTGTACACAACTTTTCTTTATACACTGCTAACTATAGTAACATTTACATATTTTTCAGAAGGCCAGCTTCAAAAGAATATTTGGGCCACCTTGACAGTGTGGAAAGTGGTAGAAATGCCCTTTGTTGAAAGATTTGAATATATTGGAATTGCCAATTGGAATATCATTATCCTCCCTAATTTCTGCATTGCCCTATGGTGCGGTAGTCGAATTATTAAAAGAGTAACCCACGTGAAACAAAAATATGGTGTTCTCTTTTTAGCATTGATGACTTTAACTCTAATTAATTTTTTCAAGACACGGGAACAAATAAATACCCTTATCGACTATACAGGTAAAATAGCTTTTTTCCTTAATTACGGATATATTCCATTGCTCTTTTTTCTTGTGTTAATTGTAAAGAAGGTGAAGAAAAAGTGA